One genomic segment of Rivularia sp. PCC 7116 includes these proteins:
- a CDS encoding lamin tail domain-containing protein — MVGRFGKKIGNIGKNVVGKAVDKAGDVTEKVGDVGGAVVGKATDTAGNVVGKVGDITGGAIDKALDSKFAELFKKQSDVLLTQGYFDKFHFDTTAKNYSPYNAYSLGLASFLAYSVTGENGQDVSGKLELNKQALKNFLCKEDQQEEQTEAIFAKLDNWLSNFSQRNFITGKETDLIQFSREKGVTSTVTNSQAIVLKNEQIIIVAFRGSQELGDFFTDAQFIHSREFPGGFGVHNGFKEALMSVWTEVWEQIKPEARGERTLWFTGHSLGAGLANLATAMCLFEEEYSKNPPNGMYTYGQPKVGDENFVTAFNEKFKEQTFRFVNNNDIVPFLSFGPSDFDVMLPNVFKFIPKFDKTLINVLFVLDYYHCGNFKLFDNQGVLQDESFGIADKWVDRASGYLNNLFKLDPGSLNIPLSLNPLVVMRSILGRVIDRIDGIGDHFMSQYIVNLKTHLDKWERENPSSISNSKPTINTSSQNQQTQQATNNVLITNLVHKGLVKRKQSDEYIEITNFGSTPVDLSNWKVTSNNQEFSFPGGTQLEAGKSFRVYTNQVQSEFGGFSFDSSVAIWNDQGDEGQLLDADGNLVSNWVYDEEGNVTGKNRQSDASSTTVGELTPESVKKIFDDARKNSDQEQYFVRDLGTSVNSNELPNNVKQAYDFYQKNVEDADIGSAGVYEIPVNNVPVYVVTGVTDGDTGYLEIYSKSGEEIACGENDCDTIKWSDKETTRTDLVSN, encoded by the coding sequence ATGGTTGGTAGATTCGGAAAGAAAATTGGAAACATTGGTAAAAATGTTGTCGGTAAAGCTGTTGATAAAGCTGGTGATGTAACCGAGAAAGTTGGAGATGTTGGTGGAGCGGTAGTTGGAAAAGCAACCGATACAGCTGGTAACGTTGTCGGTAAAGTTGGAGATATCACTGGAGGAGCTATTGATAAAGCTCTAGATAGTAAATTTGCAGAGTTATTCAAGAAGCAATCAGATGTTTTACTAACCCAGGGTTACTTTGATAAGTTCCACTTCGATACAACAGCAAAAAATTATAGTCCTTACAATGCTTATTCATTAGGACTTGCGAGCTTTTTAGCTTATTCGGTGACAGGTGAAAATGGTCAAGATGTATCGGGAAAATTAGAGTTAAATAAACAAGCTCTGAAAAACTTTTTATGTAAAGAAGACCAACAAGAAGAACAAACCGAAGCAATCTTTGCAAAATTAGACAATTGGTTATCGAATTTTAGCCAGCGTAACTTTATTACTGGTAAAGAAACCGATTTAATCCAATTCTCTAGAGAAAAGGGTGTAACTTCCACTGTCACAAACAGTCAAGCTATAGTCCTCAAAAATGAACAGATAATCATTGTTGCTTTTCGAGGAAGTCAGGAATTAGGAGATTTCTTCACAGACGCTCAATTTATCCACAGTAGAGAATTCCCCGGTGGATTTGGAGTACATAACGGATTCAAAGAAGCTTTAATGTCAGTTTGGACTGAAGTATGGGAACAAATCAAACCTGAAGCAAGGGGGGAAAGAACTCTTTGGTTTACCGGACATAGTTTAGGTGCTGGTTTAGCAAACTTGGCTACTGCTATGTGTCTATTTGAGGAAGAATATAGCAAAAATCCTCCCAATGGAATGTACACCTACGGACAACCAAAAGTAGGTGATGAGAACTTTGTCACAGCATTTAACGAGAAGTTCAAAGAGCAAACATTCCGCTTTGTTAATAACAACGATATCGTACCATTTCTTTCCTTCGGTCCTTCTGATTTTGACGTAATGCTACCCAATGTATTCAAATTTATCCCTAAATTTGATAAGACATTAATCAATGTTCTTTTCGTCCTTGATTACTACCATTGCGGTAACTTTAAATTATTTGATAATCAAGGTGTGCTTCAAGATGAAAGCTTCGGTATTGCTGATAAATGGGTGGATAGAGCATCTGGATATCTGAATAATTTATTCAAACTCGACCCAGGTTCTTTGAATATCCCGCTTTCATTAAATCCATTAGTTGTGATGAGAAGTATATTGGGACGTGTTATTGACCGTATTGATGGTATTGGTGACCATTTTATGAGTCAATATATCGTCAATTTGAAAACACATTTAGATAAGTGGGAAAGGGAAAACCCTTCAAGCATTAGTAATTCCAAACCAACCATTAACACCAGTTCACAGAATCAACAAACTCAACAAGCAACTAACAACGTACTGATTACAAACCTTGTCCATAAGGGTTTGGTCAAAAGAAAACAAAGCGACGAATATATCGAAATCACCAACTTTGGTTCGACACCTGTAGATTTATCCAATTGGAAAGTGACTTCTAACAATCAAGAATTTAGCTTTCCAGGGGGAACACAGTTAGAAGCAGGTAAAAGTTTCCGGGTTTATACCAATCAAGTTCAATCCGAATTTGGCGGTTTTAGCTTTGACAGTTCCGTTGCTATCTGGAATGACCAAGGAGATGAAGGTCAACTTTTAGATGCTGATGGTAATTTAGTTTCTAACTGGGTTTATGACGAGGAAGGTAATGTAACGGGTAAGAATCGTCAAAGTGATGCTTCTTCAACTACAGTAGGTGAATTGACTCCTGAATCTGTAAAAAAAATATTTGATGATGCTCGAAAAAACTCCGATCAAGAGCAATATTTTGTTCGCGATTTAGGAACTAGTGTTAATTCAAACGAGCTTCCGAATAATGTCAAACAAGCTTATGATTTCTACCAGAAAAATGTCGAAGATGCAGACATTGGTTCTGCTGGAGTTTATGAAATCCCTGTAAATAATGTTCCAGTTTATGTAGTTACAGGAGTAACTGATGGAGACACCGGTTATTTGGAAATATACAGTAAATCTGGTGAAGAAATCGCTTGTGGTGAGAATGATTGTGACACAATTAAGTGGAGTGATAAAGAAACTACTCGTACTGATTTAGTTAGTAATTGA